A part of Cannabis sativa cultivar Pink pepper isolate KNU-18-1 chromosome 6, ASM2916894v1, whole genome shotgun sequence genomic DNA contains:
- the LOC115699202 gene encoding uncharacterized protein LOC115699202, translating to MAFAMRGLPKHLSPQQHAFLSSPYTLAEVKAALFQLAGDKAPRPDGLNPTFFQKNWDSAGNDLCQAVLSALSTNTDLAPVNETFLVLIPKIKNATRVKDFRPISLCTTFYKVFSKTLANRLKSILPDLISHNQGAFLSDRIIFDNIFIANEVVHAINHRKTGKVGWAALKLDMEKAFDKVEWVYIQHILQHFGFPVSFISLILNCLSSVSFRLRINNCLSHPIFPSRGIRQGDPLSPYLFLLVAEGLSGIINANSTANSFHGLSISRSAPSISHLLFADDSLFFTKVSSSSCSAIKDILLLYNKATGQSVNFHKSSILFSPNTPPPSDRQMFRDSLNMDDKPFIDKYLGVPQCFSRSKNSSFLFLLQKASSKLSVWNQNLFSKAGKEVLLKSVIQAIPSYAMSCFRLPISLCKHYSRLMSKFWWGSLGQNHKIHWKKWDNLCSSKFFGGLGFRNIVHHNQAMLAKQAWRLLTSPNSLVGQLLKAKYFKRNDFLHAAIGHSPSFCWRSILWGRELLLKGLIWKIGDGNSVKISESNWLPSNDKIIFKPGPLPPSQTVSFFITPDRHWDFNKLQHYFDEGMCNSILSVPIDPSHSDALIWNHHPSGCFTVNSAYHLANSSISGPGPSNPANYKSWWVSVWSSSIPPKIKHFVWKAFNHILPSNLNLFHRKSISSPFFSICHSHPDSNTHSLLHCSRAGKVWKHSSFSHFYSINKNCDIKEFMLRGFDFLSKDQFVTFLGLLWSIWNNQNKAIFHSNREHDYCLENSVSCYLQEYKEAQHRISPCFVTSQPSSTLQVPPNMYQLNVDAALLPSSNKHGYGAVITNSRGQVVATLSSPSKSGLPPIFAEAEALLHALSWCQAVRFPLAIIASDCQNLVHRIQKFSHDRSALSGYISKIVSSLFPFPGASVHYIPRTLNSTAHDLARAALGTDEEKIWNYSSSLS from the coding sequence ATGGCTTTCGCTATGAGGGGTCTTCCTAAACACCTTTCTCCCCAACAACATGCTTTCCTTTCCTCCCCCTACACTTTAGCCGAAGTCAAAGCTGCCCTTTTCCAACTTGCTGGAGACAAAGCCCCCAGACCTGACGGTTTGAACCCcacttttttccaaaaaaattggGATTCAGCTGGAAATGACCTTTGCCAGGCTGTCTTATCGGCCCTCTCTACTAACACCGACTTGGCTCCTGTCAATGAAACCTTTCTGGTTCTCAtacctaaaataaaaaatgcgACTCGAGTTAAGGATTTTCGCCCGATCAGTCTTTGTACCACTTTTTATAAGGTCTTTTCCAAAACTCTTGCTAATCGTCTTAAATCCATCCTCCCTGATCTTATCTCCCACAATCAAGGCGCTTTTCTTAGTGATCGCATAATCTTTGACAACATCTTCATTGCCAATGAGGTTGTTCATGCGATCAATCATCGCAAGACTGGCAAAGTGGGATGGGCGGCCCTCAAGCTTGATATGGAGAAGGCTTTTGATAAAGTTGAATGGGTTTACATCCAGCACATTCTTCAGCATTTCGGTTTCCCTGTTTCTTTCATTTCTCTCATTCTCAATTGTCTCTCCTCTGTTTCTTTTCGTCTTCGCATTAATAACTGTCTTTCTCATCCTATTTTCCCTTCTCGTGGAATTCGTCAGGGTGATCCTCTATCGCCTTATCTGTTCCTCCTTGTTGCTGAAGGTCTTTCGGGGATCATTAATGCGAACTCTACTGCCAACTCTTTTCATGGCCTATCCATCTCTCGCTCTGCTCCCTCTATTTCTCACCTCCTGTTTGCTGATGACAGTCTTTTTTTCACCAAAGTGTCCTCTTCGTCATGCTCCGCAATCAAGGACATTCTTTTGCTCTATAACAAGGCCACTGGTCAATCCGTGAATTTCCACAAATCGTCAATTCTTTTCTCCCCCAATACCCCCCCCCCCTCTGATCGTCAAATGTTTAGGGACTCCCTTAACATGGATGACAAACCGTTCATAGACAAATACCTCGGTGTCCCTCAATGTTTCTCTCGATCGAAGAATTCctctttccttttccttttgCAAAAAGCGAGCTCCAAGTTGTCTGTTTGGAACCAAAATCTTTTCTCCAAAGCCGGTAAAGAGGTTCTCCTAAAGTCCGTCATCCAGGCTATTCCTTCTTACGCTATGTCTTGCTTCCGCCTACCTATTTCTCTTTGCAAACACTACAGCCGTCTTATGTCTAAATTCTGGTGGGGATCTCTTGGCCAAAACCACAAAATTCATTGGAAAAAGTGGGACAACCTTTGTTCTTCGAAATTTTTCGGAGGGTTGGGTTTCCGCAACATTGTGCACCATAACCAAGCTATGCTGGCTAAGCAAGCTTGGCGTCTTCTAACTTCCCCGAATTCTCTGGTTGGCCAACTTTTAAAAGCCAAATATTTTAAGCGAAACGATTTCTTACATGCGGCCATTGGCCATTCCCCATCTTTCTGTTGGCGTAGTATTCTTTGGGGTCGGGAGCTTCTCTTGAAAGGTCTCATTTGGAAAATTGGGGATGGCAATTCGGTTAAGATTTCTGAATCCAATTGGCTTCCATCCAACGACAAGATTATCTTTAAACCTGGTCCTCTCCCTCCCTCCCAGACTGTCTCCTTTTTTATTACCCCGGATCGGCATTGGGATTTTAACAAACTTCAGCATTATTTTGACGAGGGGATGTGTAACTCCATTCTATCTGTGCCTATAGATCCTTCTCACTCTGATGCTCTCATTTGGAATCATCatccttctggttgtttcaCTGTCAACTCTGCCTATCATCTGGCTAATTCCTCCATATCTGGCCCTGGCCCTTCCAACCCTGCTAACTATAAAAGTTGGTGGGTCTCTGTCTGGTCCTCCAGCATACCccctaaaattaaacattttgtttGGAAAGCTTTCAATCATATCCTCCCTTCCAACCTTAACCTCTTTCATCGTAAATCAATTTCCTCCCCTTTCTTCTCTATTTGTCACTCTCACCCAGACTCCAACACCCATTCCCTCCTCCATTGTTCCAGAGCAGGTAAAGTTTGGAAGCACTCTTCTTTTTCTCACTTTTACTCTATCAATAAAAACTGTGATATTAAGGAATTTATGCTTAGAGGTTTTGATTTTCTTTCTAAAGATCAATTTGTCACTTTTTTGGGTTTGCTTTGGTCGATTTGGAACAACCAGAACAAAGCTATTTTTCATTCTAACAGGGAACATGATTACTGTTTGGAGAATTCTGTTAGTTGTTATTTGCAGGAATACAAAGAAGCTCAACATCGCATATCCCCTTGTTTTGTCACATCCCAGCCTTCTTCAACTCTTCAGGTGCCTCCTAACATGTACCAACTGAATGTAGATGCCGCCCTCTTACCCTCCTCAAACAAGCACGGTTACGGAGCAGTCATTACCAACAGTCGGGGTCAAGTAGTTGCCACTTTATCCTCCCCCTCAAAGTCAGGGCTCCCGCCAATTTTTGCAGAAGCCGAAGCTCTCCTCCATGCTTTGAGTTGGTGCCAGGCAGTCCGCTTTCCACTTGCTATCATTGCCTCAGACTGCCAGAATTTGGTTCACCGTATTCAGAAGTTCAGTCACGATCGTTCTGCTCTTTCAGGCTATATTTCCAAGATCGTCTCCTCTTTGTTTCCTTTTCCAGGTGCCTCGGTTCATTACATCCCAAGGACATTAAATTCCACAGCCCATGATCTCGCTCGAGCAGCCCTTGGAACGGACGAAGAGAAAATTTGGAACTACTCTAGTTCCCTCTCTTGA
- the LOC133039374 gene encoding phosphatidylglycerophosphate phosphatase 1, chloroplastic/mitochondrial-like, with protein sequence MYIDWFELRKRKFKDVVFDKDNTITAPYQLNLWAPLASSLDECKAVFRPNIAVFSNSAGLYEYVHDGSKAKALEKAIGINVIRHRVKKPAGTTGEVEKHFGGEASQLIMVDQNKTH encoded by the exons ATGTACATTGATTGGTTTGAACTTCGTAAAAGGAAATTCAAGGATGTTGTGTTTGATAAAGATAATACAATCACTGCCCCTTATCAATTGAATCTTTGGGCTCCTCTTGCCTCCTCGTTGGACGAGTGTAAAGCAGTCTTCAGACCCAATATTGCAGTGTTCAGCAATTCTGCTG gGTTGTATGAGTATGTCCATGATGGTTCAAAAGCTAAGGCACTTGAAAAGGCTATTGGAATTAATGTTATAAGGCATA GAGTGAAGAAACCAGCTGGTACGACTGGAGAAGTTGAGAAACACTTTGGAGGTGAAGCATCCCAACTTATTATGGTAGATCAGAATAAGACTCATTGA